The DNA sequence TCGTTCAGTCATTAATTTCTAACGTATAGATAAATATGGTACGTCAACAAAAGTctcttatatattttaaaactgcTTTAATACTGATAAAATATCTTATGAATTAACGACAGAAAATTACAGCAGCCTGGCAGCCTTATCATTGACAAACTTCTGTGACCTGACTCGAGCAGATGCTCGAGCAAATATAATCATCTACATCAGTTAAACGcttaaaaatgtttccaaaaagATAAACTGTTAATGGTCTTAGTATATAATAAGCTTTAAAGCTTGCACACAAAGACAAGTCCTTGAAAAATGAATTCATCGTTAAGTTTGTTCCAAATAAATCTTCGTTATCAGAGGGTCTATGATAACAGATAAGCAATAATGCCGAGTATCAAACTACCGGCTATGTATCTATCATATCAACGGTTATATATCTATTTTGTGTATCTTTTCAGATGTTGCCTTATCTATGGATATCAAGAGGGAATGATCTAACAGCGTGTAATCAGAAGTTTTTTAGATGGGGGTTAgataatttattcattaataaGGACTCAAGCAGAGCGCTTCGTCCTCGTAGACGCTTGACGCCTGGTAATTCATAACAGACGGCTTCGGCTGAACGCTCACAGTAATGACTAGAGTAACTATTTGCACTATGGTTATATAATTAAACGCACGTGCGTACGATAGCAACATGGTGACATTGACTGTCATAACAGCCTTGAGAAAATACATGTGGATTAAAAAGcactaaaatgtaaaacatattactGAAAATTTCAGCACTCATTACTATAAACTTGCGATGAAAGGTTTAAAACCATGGCCGTTAGGTGGTTTCAGGACGCTAATTTATTTTAAGAGCCcttttacagtaaaatatcatggaggtaatatagagatggaTAAGACCTCCATGAAAATATaaagtcatttattttttctataaataggAAAAATCCCTAATACGTGATAGTTGGGCCATTTTAACTATTAAAATGGTAGTTCAACATTAAATaactaataaatataaatatcagtATATGATACGACATTGATTGTAGACAGAATTATCAACTTACTTGAACATTGGCTGAATATTCCAGTTGAAATGAATCTTACGCGGCTGTTTAGGTTCTTTAGGTGGCTTTGGTTCCTTTGGAGGTTTCGGCTCCTTTGGTGGTTTCGGCTCCTTTGGAGGTTTCGGTTCTTTTGGtggtttttctttcttttctttggttttcttttctttcttttcttttttctttttagggGTAGACTCCCCTATTGGTGCGGGTTCTGATTCAATGAAAACAATGTCTTCTTTTTCAGGTGTAGGCGCATCCTCAAGTCTCATTAATTCAGGATCATGATCATCTTGCATTAGAATTTTAGAATCTTCCTCACTTTCGCCATTAATTGGTGACGGCGGAGGAACATGGAGACCACTGTCACGTTCTTGCTCCGCTAATGGAGCCTCTCCCTCGGGAGTATTTTCTTTCACTTCCGGTTCTCCTAAATCTTGTCC is a window from the Mercenaria mercenaria strain notata unplaced genomic scaffold, MADL_Memer_1 contig_1312, whole genome shotgun sequence genome containing:
- the LOC128551615 gene encoding uncharacterized protein LOC128551615, whose product is MEQQEVPQQETEGTPTDPAVPAEGTEVDAIGEQQICESEVNGQDLGEPEVKENTPEGEAPLAEQERDSGLHVPPPSPINGESEEDSKILMQDDHDPELMRLEDAPTPEKEDIKEKPPKEPKPPKEPKPPKEPKPPKEPKPPKEPKQPRKIHFNWNIQPMF